In Bombus affinis isolate iyBomAffi1 unplaced genomic scaffold, iyBomAffi1.2 ctg00000068.1, whole genome shotgun sequence, the following proteins share a genomic window:
- the LOC126926971 gene encoding uncharacterized protein LOC126926971 isoform X2, producing MANDRLILSSNFTVNWVRQGKTKSERRNAKANCDLRQGSLEGDASSFVVVTICEEEVYALMLIGQRSFFVQPLTNGQHVMFQPKNEKWWSIRNNSSFVSVNPENPAGKSNKFEVEESKRKSKRSKRDSLSHDVQGFYNLSGDVFDVEYPEAEKLILYDEKDDVCTEYNDTIVEKLSIDVNPVEKCSVGVDHALIAKTHWESLDVCCVIWCFV from the exons atggccaacgatcgattgatactgtcgtcgaatttcaccgtgaattgggtgcgtcagggtaaaaccaagtccgagcgacgtaacgccaaggcgaactgcgatcttcgacaaggcagcttggaaggagacgcgagttccttcgtcgtcgtgacgatatgcgaagaagaagtgtacgccttgatgttgatcgggcagagatcgttcttcgttcagccgctgacgaatggccagcatgtgatgtttcagccgaaaaacgaaaagtggtggtcgatcaggaataattcgagcttcgtgtctgtgaatccggaaaatcctgcag ggaaatcgaataaatttgaagttgaagaaagtaagagaaagtcgaaacgaagcaaacgcgattccttaagccacgatgttcagggattttataatctttccggtgacgtcttcgacgtggaatacccagaagctgagaaattgattctgtacgatgaaaaagacgatgtctgcacagaatacaacgatacaatagtggaaaaattatcgatcgacgtaaatcctgttgagaaatgctcagttg gagtcgaccacgccttaattgctaagacgcattgggagagtttagacgtttgctgtgtgatttggtgttttgtataa